The proteins below are encoded in one region of Campylobacter helveticus:
- the rsmD gene encoding 16S rRNA (guanine(966)-N(2))-methyltransferase RsmD has protein sequence MNESFPSVKEFLKNYKNSTPKKSLKLYTTIESGKFKGKKFLLPSLDKTRSTKSIVRACVFNVLREHLRGRIFIEAFGGSALMAAEALSNYALKAYAIELDRNAFKIASQNAKSLNAELEILNADTFLLLPELLKRLNEPTILYFDPPFDVRQGFEGIYNKIFHFLTRLDLSLVERIIFEHQSKAKTPENIANFTRVKLKKFGATSLSFYEILT, from the coding sequence ATGAATGAGAGCTTTCCTAGCGTAAAAGAATTTTTGAAAAATTACAAAAATTCTACTCCTAAAAAATCTTTAAAACTTTATACGACAATAGAAAGTGGGAAATTTAAGGGCAAAAAATTTCTTTTGCCTAGCCTCGATAAAACTAGAAGCACAAAAAGCATAGTGAGAGCTTGTGTTTTTAATGTTTTAAGAGAGCATTTAAGAGGGAGAATTTTTATCGAGGCATTTGGGGGTAGTGCTTTGATGGCTGCTGAGGCTTTAAGTAATTATGCTTTAAAGGCTTATGCGATTGAGCTTGATAGAAATGCTTTTAAAATCGCTTCGCAAAATGCTAAATCTCTCAACGCTGAGCTTGAAATTTTAAACGCAGATACTTTTTTGCTTTTGCCCGAGCTTTTAAAAAGGCTTAATGAACCTACAATTTTATATTTTGACCCCCCCTTTGATGTGAGACAGGGCTTTGAGGGGATTTATAATAAAATTTTTCATTTTTTAACAAGACTTGATTTAAGTTTGGTTGAAAGGATAATTTTTGAACACCAAAGCAAGGCTAAAACGCCTGAAAATATCGCAAATTTCACAAGAGTAAAATTAAAAAAATTTGGTGCGACAAGTTTAAGTTTTTATGAAATTTTAACTTAA
- a CDS encoding ornithine carbamoyltransferase: MKISLEFKDLLLERALELFLKEHLVMKKDCDFIISDMKIPSSKPLFIIAKNSPFLAIPFSKEKLLASLEEFDCALQLATQKRVEEEKRKLEAQIDNIANEFKKDYQNKIDAAILELKNKLVKALVNE; encoded by the coding sequence ATGAAAATTTCTTTAGAATTTAAGGATTTGCTTTTAGAAAGGGCTTTGGAGCTGTTTTTAAAAGAACATTTGGTGATGAAAAAAGATTGCGATTTTATCATTAGTGATATGAAAATTCCAAGCTCTAAGCCACTTTTTATCATAGCGAAAAATTCACCTTTTTTGGCTATTCCTTTTAGTAAAGAAAAGCTTCTTGCGAGTTTGGAGGAATTTGATTGCGCTTTGCAACTTGCCACGCAAAAGCGTGTCGAAGAGGAAAAAAGAAAGCTTGAGGCACAGATTGATAATATCGCTAATGAATTTAAAAAAGACTATCAAAATAAGATTGATGCTGCGATTTTAGAGCTTAAAAATAAACTTGTCAAAGCTTTAGTCAATGAATGA
- a CDS encoding DUF2325 domain-containing protein, protein MSVLVIGADEITPIRAVLHDLGAKKIVHWDARNENRVNKKPIPSDTQCVVMLTSFLNHNTMKKIKTEVKKRKIPLVCAKRSVSCVYCEYCKIFKLDKKFSCPNI, encoded by the coding sequence ATGTCAGTTTTGGTTATCGGTGCAGATGAAATTACGCCTATTCGGGCTGTTTTACACGATTTAGGTGCAAAAAAGATAGTGCATTGGGATGCTAGAAATGAAAATAGGGTTAATAAAAAACCTATTCCAAGCGATACGCAATGCGTGGTTATGCTAACAAGTTTTTTAAACCACAATACAATGAAAAAAATTAAAACAGAAGTTAAAAAACGCAAAATTCCTTTAGTGTGTGCTAAAAGAAGCGTGAGTTGTGTGTATTGTGAATATTGTAAAATTTTTAAATTAGATAAAAAATTTTCTTGCCCAAATATTTAG